Sequence from the Torulaspora globosa chromosome 4, complete sequence genome:
CAGAGATACGATTTAGTGAGTAAATGGGCTTGTTTTGAGTTCCTCGATCGTTTATTGGCGTCTGATATGGAAGAGGCGGCACTAAAGGCCCTGACAGCCTTGAAAAAATTACCAGATTCAGGTTCATTAGGGCGTTGTCTGCTCGATGTGGCgctatcaagaagtttaCGAGCAGCAGATCGTTTGAGATGTGGCGATATCCTTCAGCGTACCTACAGAAGAGAGCCCGCACTTATAGGTCAGAGTATCGTTGAAGCGCTAGAGAGTCGAATTCAGGGCAAGGACACCGAATCTCAAGACCCTATTTCTTATGGTTATATCACCACCGTTTTGAACGCAATCTCTCAAGAAATTCCAGACAAGAACACCCAAGTTAGGATTCTGCTCAAATTACTTCCGCTGTCGCAATGGAAAATTCTCAACTTGAAAAATAATTGGGCTGGTCTGGTGGCTAATGCAAAATTGGATCCTGCGAAActggttgaagaaaataagCATGATATCGCTCGCACGTTCCATGATGTATTGGGAAATGCAGACCTCGCACAATCGGTGTACGGTCAATGCGTTGTGCAGGCTTTTGCCTATACGTCCTTCGTCAACCCTGCAGTTATAGCACCACTTATTAGTGATTGCATTCAATCTGATCTGCGGCCCGATGAGCTATCTAAACATAGCGAGGATGATTTCTTAATATGGGCTGGCAAAGAAGGCGAAATGGTTTTTGACGTATTGAataaaaattttcagcaaaaTATCAGTAAGAACTCTAAGGAGTACGAGACGCTCAAGTGGGAGGCCAGCATCAGAAAGAAGCAAGTGGCGAAGCTGTCCAAGAAGCTTACGAAGGAGGAACAAACATTGGTCAACGAGCAACTGAATAAGGAGTCAACAATACGACGGGAACTATCCAAGATATCATTGAGGCTAACTCGCAGCATAAAGTTAATCAAACAACTTTTGAAAGACGCTGAGCTCGTTGATAATGGCAGCGAAATCTGGTATCCTATTGCAGTTAGCAAGCTGTTGGCGCTCGCGATAGAACCAAAAGCGAACAAATTAATTAACAACTCAGCTCAAGACGCTTTTTTGGACTTAGCCTCCCTAATATCTGAACGTCTCGGTTCAATGCGTTTATTTGTTGGAATAGCCATATTACGAGCTAATCAAGTCCCTAATCTGGAGGAGAGATTCCTGGAAGAACCACTTTTCGAATTACTGTCAAGAGTTCTTTTCAGAGTAAAGTTTGTCTCAGGGCAGAATCCTTTGGATTCGCTCACGCTGATTTATTTGTTACCTCTACTAATTAACGTGCTCGAGGAAGGCAAGCGTGTTGCGATTAAAAACGCGGACAAACCGGTATCAAGAACTGAGtttgtcgaagaagatgagcAGGAGGAGCATTTACTGCTGGCCATGGAGATTCTATCAGTTCATGCTGAtgcttttgaagattcttCGATTCCAAGGAAGCCCATCCTTCAAGTCCTCCTTTCACTTCTCAACCTACCTTCAAAAAGCAAATCTGCTAAAGACTGCTTAAATGCGTTGTGTCAAAGCATCTCAGTGTCTCCAACAGAAGAGGATGTGCAGGTTCTGCTTTCCAGCTTACTTTCCCCTAGCGACTTCGTGCGCAGCACTATTTTGCAAGTGATTGATAATGAGTTTGAATTGGAACCTATCCTGGAATGCTCTCCAGAGATTTTTATTTGCAAGTTTGACTCCGACGATTCTAATCGAACCGTTGCTGATTTCATTTGGGACTTTAGCAATTTTAGCGTCTCTAAAGGGCTATTGAATACCCTTCTCACTTTTTTCGGACAAGCAGACAGTGGTCTGAGACTCTTCATTGCCAAAGCCTATGCGACATCGTCTGAGTGGCTGATGACAAGCGGTGAGATCTCTTTTGATGATAGTCTTATGTCATTGATCAGATTCTATCTTGAAAAGGCTCAGCCCTTGAAACCAATTCTAGATGAATACGGTTTGGTGGTCGTTTCTGCAGCTGGGAGAAAAGATCCCTGGGCAGAGAGAAGCACGGCGGCAATAGCTCTTCACAATCTTGTTCGTTTGGCTCGAGACGGTGAGTCGGTCATCAAGATAGTCAAATTCTTGGTGCAAGAAGGTGCTTTAGGGGATAGAGAACCCTTAGTGCGCCAGGAGATGAAAGAAGCTGGTGTGGAGATCATTACTGAACATGGATCTCGTTATGTGGAGTCGTTGATCCCTATCTTCGAACGCTCTTTATCTGCCGAGACAGAGTCAACTATCAAAGAGAATGTAATCATTCTTTATGGGTCGCTGGCAAGGCATTTGAGTCCTACGGATGAAAGGATCCATACCATTATCAGTAGGTTACTGGTTACGCTTGACACACCCTCCTCTGACGTACAGCAAGCCGTATCAGCGTGTCTCTCGCCTTTAGTTGTATCTTTCGAATCGAGAGCTGAAGCATACTTGCATGACCTCATGGATAAGCTGCTGAATCCAGCGGTACCCGTAGTCTGTAGGAAAGGTGCTGCGTGGGGTATAGCTGGTCTGGTGAAAGGCTATGGCATTTCGGCTTTATCTCAGTTCGACATCATAAGAGACTTAATTGAGGCGGCAGAAGATAAAAAGGAACCAAAGAGGCGCGAATCAGTCGCGTTTGCCTTTGAGTACCTCTCCAAATCTCTAGGAAAGTACTTTGAGCCATATGTGAttgaaattcttccaaaCATTCTGAAAAATCTAGGAGATTCAGTGCCAGAAGTTAGAGATGCAACAGCTGGGGCTACCCGAGCCATCATGGCGCATACCACAAGTTTCGGTGTCAAAAAGCTTATACCAGTTGCCATATCAAATCTGGatgagatttcttggcgaaCCAAAAGAGGATCAGTTGAGTTATTGGGTAACATGGCCTACTTGGATCCTTCCCAACTATCTACCTCTCTTTCAACTATTGTCCCCCAAATGGTGGGTGTTCTAAGTGATTCCCACAAAGAGGTGCGTAAGGCAGCAGACGAGTCACTGAAACGGTTTGGCGAGGTTATAAGAAATCCTGAAATTCAGAAACTGGTTCCGGTGTTAATCAAAGCTATTGGGGACCCCACAAAGCACACTGATACTGCATTGGACTCGCTGATTGAAACCCAATTTGTGCACTACATTGATGGTCCATCATTAGCACTAATTATCCATGTTATTCATCGTGGTATGCATGATCGCTCGGCGAATACTAAAAGAAAGGCCTGCAAAATTGTCGGAAATATGGCTATCTTGGTTGACACGAAGGATTTAATTCCTTATttgcagcagctcatcgatgaagttgaaataGCCATGGTTGACCCTGTGCCCAGTACCAGAGCCACTGCAGCTCGTGCATTGGGTGCTTTGGTTGAAAAACTAGGTGAGGAACAATTCCCAGACTTGATCGACCGTTTATTGGAAAGTCTAAGTGACGAAACAAGGTCTGGCGATCGTTTGGGTTCAGCCCAGGCACTGGCAGAGGTTATATCCGGTTTGGGTTTGTCGAAATTGGAGGAAATGTTGCCAGTTATATTGGCTGGAGTATCAAGCTACAGAAGTTACGTCAGAGAGGGCTATATGCCATTACTTCTCTTCCTGCCTATTTGTTTTGGCTCTCAGTTTGCTCCTTATATCAATCAAATTATTCAACCGATTCTGGCCGGTCTAGCTGATGCAGACGAGAATATCCGGGACTCAGCGTTGAAAGCAGGCAAGTTAATAGTAAAAAATTACGCTACCAAGGCTATCGATCTACTGCTACCCGAATTGGAGAGAGGAATGTTTGACGAGAATGAGCGGATCAGGTTGTCCTCTGTACAGTTATCGGGTGAACTTCTCTTCCAGGTCACTGGAATTTCCTCCAAAAATGAGTTTAGCGAAGAGGACGGTGAGTATCATGGTGAAGTGAGTAAAAAGATGGTTGACGTTCTTGGACAGGAGCGTCGCAACAGAATTCTATCCGCACTGTTTGTTTGCAGGAATGATACCTCTGGAATCGTTAGAGCCAATACTGTGGATATCTGGAAAGCGCTTGTTCCAAACACTCCGCGTACagtcaaagagattttACCTACTTTGATCAGTACAATCGTAATTCACCTAGCTTCGTCTTCTGAGACCTTGCGCAAGATCGCGGCTCAGACCTTGGGTGATATGGTTCGCAGAGTGGGCGGCAATGCTCTCGCACAAATTTTGCCAACCCTAACGAAGTCTTTGGAGGAAAAAAGTAGTCCCGACTCTAGACAAGGTGTTTGTATTGCTTTACGTGAGCTCATTACATCTTCCTCTCTAGAGTTACTCTCTGATTTCCAACCATTGATTGTCGGAATTATACGTGATACATTAGTGGATAGCAGTGAAACTGTGAGACAGGCATCGGCTCAATGTTTCGATGCCTATCAAGAGGTTGCTGGAAACGTTGCAGTCGACGAAGTTTTGCGGTACATGCTGCATCTGTTGGAATCCCTGGATGATGCAGAATGCGCCCTTTTGGGTCTACAGGAAATCATGTCTACCAAGTCCGATATTATTTTCCCAATTCTTATCCCAACTTTGCTATCGCCACCCATTGATGCTTTTAAGGCGTCCGCTATGGGCTCATTAGCTGAGGTTGCTGGTTCTGCACTTTATAAAAGACTGGGGACCATCATTAACGCTCTAGTGGATGCcctcatcgatgaaaatgcagaagaaaaggctAAGGATGCACTAGCAACTGCACTAGGCAAGGTGTTTTTGTCTGTTACCGAAGGTGAGGGGCTCCATCCATTGCTACAGCAGATCATGGCTTTGCTCAAAAGCGAAATTCCTGAAAAACGTATTGTTGTCTTGCAGCAATTGCCCAATTTCTTTTCTAAAACTGCTCTGGATTACGATGCTTACCAAATAGATTTTGTCTCCAATGCGATCTTATCGCTCGATGATTCTGACATGCGTATTGTTCAAGGAAATTTCGAAGCCCTTTCTGCACTTCTTGCGACAGCAAAAGGTAAATCTGATCTGGAGAAGTTCATTAAGCCAGCAAAGCAGGCACTACAGATGACAGGTCAGTCTGGGAAGGATCTTCCGGCATTTGCACAACCCAAGGGTCCAAGCTGTGTTTTGCCTATATTCTTACATGGTTTGATGTATGGATCTAACGACGAACGTGAAGACTCTGCTTTGGGTATAGCGGACGTTGTTTCCAAAACACCCGCAGCAAACTTGAAACCTTACGTTAGCACTATTACTGGTCCATTGATTCGTGTGGTTGGAGAAAGATTCAACAGTGATATCAAGGCGGCCATTTTGTTTGCATTGAATATTTTATTTGCCAAGATCCCACAGTTCCTAAGACCCTTTATTCCCCAATTGCAAAGAACTTTCATAAAATCTTTGTCTGATCCATCGAACGAGACTTTAAGACTGCGCGCAGCTAAGGCACTAGGAACATTGATCGAGTATCAGCCTCGTGTTGATCCTCTGGTTGTTGAACTAGTCACTGCTGCAAAGCAGGCAACGGATATGGGTGTCAAGACTGCTATGCTTAAAGCCCTATTAGAAGTCGTAGGAAAGGCCGGTAGCAAGTTGGCCGAGCCCTCAAAGTTGAAAATTGTCGATCTAgtcgaggaagaaattctGTCATCAAACGATAAGCTAGTTACCGCTTACGCTAGACTAATTGGTGCGGTGTCCGAAGTTTTATCTACCGAAGAAGCGCaaaagattttgaagcaaaaAGTCCTAGAGTCCGATCTGTCTGACgattttggcaagttcGGCATTTTGACTCTGAATTCATTCCTGAGGGATGTACCCCACCATCTGATGGATGACGGATTATTGGATCAACTGATCGGCTATATTCTGAGCGCTATCAGCTCGCCAAGCCCCTACTTTTGCGAAAATGGCTTGATAGCTGCTGGCAAACTACTACTACTCGAGGGTGAAACAAATTCTCCATTTTCTAATGCCGACAATGACAGACGTATGCGGTTGGGTGAGGATGCTATTGGTAAGCTAATACGATCCTTGTCTGTAACCATGCTTCAGCCCACGAGTTCTTCGCTCGATGCAAGACGTCTGTCATTAGTCGTTGTTAGGACTTTAGCCAGACACAAATTCAAGGAAAGCATTGAACCTTTCTTGGACATTTTAGGACCTTCCGTTTTCTCTTGTCTGCGGGATAATGTGATTCCTATCAAGCTAGCGTCAGAAAAAGCCTACTTGGCGATCTTCAGATTGGTCGAAGAAAGTGATATGGCGACATTCAACTCCTGGTTTGAAAAGGTTTCCTCTGGAGGCGACCAGTTAACAAACGCGGCAGGTGCTCCTGTTCAATTGAGATCCATCGGCGACTACACCAAGAGAGTGGGCAAGAGACTGGCCAATGTTGAACGTGACAGAATTGCAGAAGGCGGTGATGCGGAAGCAATGTTTAGTGATCAGTtcgaggatgaaagagaaattTGGGCAGTCGGTGGCGTTGAACTTAGGGAGGATATCTGACCCATGTGATAGATTCCGTACTGTATTTTATTCTTAATAGATAGTTGTACAAACTTTACATGAAGTGCTTCTAGCCTTTTCAGTCTTCGCCCTCCGTGCTATCAAGAAAACTCCAAACCAACTTTTCTAGTGGAGGAAATCTTTGCCACCATCTCAAATTATTGCATTCACCACCTGAGCAATTCATGAGCCATTGTCTTAAATAAAAGGCAATGTACCTTTCGAACAGCTTTTGTGCTAGGTTACATATTAGtgcaagaaacaaaagGGCGGATGCAACTTTCAAAAGGCCGATATGAGACATACTCAGGCCTAACGATACTCGATCCACTTCTTTCGCTAGTTTATATAGCCTTAAGCCGATTACGGTGCTTGATGAATTCGAGCGTTTTGTCAGAAAAACCTCTAGCGAGTGCGATGCGAGCCCACTTTTAACTAACAAGTATCATAAATAAATTACAAGCACTTTTATCATTATTGCGACGACAAAAATCAAAGCACAGATTCAGCTACGGCGTTTTCGCATTCTCCTTTTCCATTTGAATCAATCTCCAGGATTCATCCTCCTCATTCAATTCTTTAATTaaatcttcctcctctggCGTAATCCCTGAAATGTCCGTCGTCGGTATGCAATCAGCATCCATGCGAACGCTGGGCGCGCCCTGAAGGTACCTTATACTCTCATAACATCGTATTCGAATGTCTTCTAGATATTTCTTGCTGTTTTTGTTCTCGTAGAGATCATCGAGGACAGGATAAAGCGAGTAATCGGGCCCAAACCAATCGCGAAACGGTATATCCTCTGGCAGGTCTTTTGATAAGAGCACGTTGTTCAATACACCTGTTTCATACGCCCAAAGCCGAGATACGTTTCTTGGGGTGTAGCCTCCACCGCCAACGACCAACATAGGAATTCCAAAAGATCGTACAAATTTCACGCACTCTCCATGTGCTTTGATGTTGAGGTTGAAGCATCCGAGTCTGTCATGTCCTAGTGAATCGGCCCCGCACTGTTGTATGATAACCGTTGGCTTGTAGGATGTGATCAGTGGATCAATGATTGATTTGAATAGGTTGATGTAAGAGTCGTCGTCGATGCCATCATCGAGAGGAACGTTCATGGCAAAGTGTTTCCCGCTTGCACAACCCACCTCGTCGTAATTACCAGTTCCCGGGAAAAATTCGCCATTGTATTTGTGAAACGAAATCGTGTAAACGCGATCAGTTGTGTAGAATGCCTCCTGCACTCCGTCGCCATGGTGCAGATCGATATCGATATACAGCACCCTTGGATGATATCGCAGCAGGCTCAGGATCGCCAGCACAATATCATTCACGTAGCAGAACCCTGATGgattgttcttcttggcatgGTGTAGGCCGCCTGACCAATTGATTGCTATGTCCGACTGGTCGTTTATCAGCTTCCTTGCTGCGTCCAGCGATGCTCCAGCATATAGCGAGCTGTAGGTGAACAAATTCTGAAAAATGGGACAGTCGTCTCCGATATTAAATTTCTCCAAAGTACCTCTAGGCATCTTGCTCAGGTTCTCCGGAGTCACTTTGCATAGGAAATTGATGTAATCTGCTGTGTGGAATTCTGTCATTTCATTCTTTGTTGCTGCTCTCGTCTCGTACAAGTCCATAATCTGATGCAGTCCATATGACGACACCAGATGGTCCGTCAGCATGAGTCTGAAAGGCTTCATGGGGTGTCGTACACCATAGTGGTAGTTTGAGACTTTCGGGTTGAAATGGTAAGACACTCTCGGACAATAAGTAGACCCAAATTCATATAACGGTTGTTCTTTTCTAGTTTTCTCATCGTAAGAGAACGTGGACTCCATACCGACCACGCTCCAGCTACTCAGATCCCCCAGAGTGGCCACTACCTGCTAGTTGGTGATGGATCAAGCTCAGCTTTAACCTCTGGAGCTCTTGTTATATGTATCGCGTCGCACGAACCATATCTTGTGAAGATCAAACGGTATAAACAACTCTACTTCACCAGTTTTGGCTCGAGATACCGTCTATTGAGAGCCTGGATAGCGTTTAGAAGACCAGAGCCTTGCGCTTGAAGGTAGCTTGAGTGTTCTGTGCTGATTTCTCGATTTGAGCTCCGTTTTGCCGTCAACAACTGCGCAATTGATGGACAATGCTGCTCAGGAAACATCCAGGCTAATGAGTGTCCACCTATGGAATAGATCCCTTTATATCCTCTCTTCTGAGTGATGTTGGTTGTTTCATCTTGGTTGTGGTGAAACTGACG
This genomic interval carries:
- a CDS encoding uncharacterized protein (ancestral locus Anc_8.154) — translated: MSHIGLLKVASALLFLALICNLAQKLFERYIAFYLRQWLMNCSGGECNNLRWWQRFPPLEKLVWSFLDSTEGED
- the GCN1 gene encoding Gcn1p (ancestral locus Anc_8.155), which produces MAANGAFIWEKFSQNMVRCCQSSMVSVRVPFLEELLQLVNSGELETPQLSQISLALLNTFTRYQDSKSKSLVVKILSSVVTLDNRFLSSYIDFILAQVEKSPGSKALVDYLNLLEWHDAFLQIIAQDDEVFREHVGRLVKAHTFATYGAESVLDTRETTKKTHSERNQHRRRVRHSILQSTSKALVSSFALNNAEERFSLILDILLGDSKNSLPVSGVILLMGALTQASLQLLPSRPAIHNLLKEKYADEYCSFIGKEVVLGKDPPSVFSLEVCLKPFLHEFVDEGKLNSQILPSLEKAILRAPSFGLNFSAELYSGLDAQQIDLLHFFVSSKLMPQCFSSLKSAKEEVKNESLSSMLTLLSNVTEAQTQEDDLLRLVDEIFKNIKSNMNAEYKTMASDILFAIPTYSRKISLKILTLLATYISKEANEISLSHMLCAFFLHYFSLKESDPALNKIITAGLAEKKLNLRKVWFSSFMRNCHMASQSVMNEFSDVLLEFLTDTLAHCQRYDLVSKWACFEFLDRLLASDMEEAALKALTALKKLPDSGSLGRCLLDVALSRSLRAADRLRCGDILQRTYRREPALIGQSIVEALESRIQGKDTESQDPISYGYITTVLNAISQEIPDKNTQVRILLKLLPLSQWKILNLKNNWAGLVANAKLDPAKLVEENKHDIARTFHDVLGNADLAQSVYGQCVVQAFAYTSFVNPAVIAPLISDCIQSDLRPDELSKHSEDDFLIWAGKEGEMVFDVLNKNFQQNISKNSKEYETLKWEASIRKKQVAKLSKKLTKEEQTLVNEQLNKESTIRRELSKISLRLTRSIKLIKQLLKDAELVDNGSEIWYPIAVSKLLALAIEPKANKLINNSAQDAFLDLASLISERLGSMRLFVGIAILRANQVPNLEERFLEEPLFELLSRVLFRVKFVSGQNPLDSLTLIYLLPLLINVLEEGKRVAIKNADKPVSRTEFVEEDEQEEHLLLAMEILSVHADAFEDSSIPRKPILQVLLSLLNLPSKSKSAKDCLNALCQSISVSPTEEDVQVLLSSLLSPSDFVRSTILQVIDNEFELEPILECSPEIFICKFDSDDSNRTVADFIWDFSNFSVSKGLLNTLLTFFGQADSGLRLFIAKAYATSSEWLMTSGEISFDDSLMSLIRFYLEKAQPLKPILDEYGLVVVSAAGRKDPWAERSTAAIALHNLVRLARDGESVIKIVKFLVQEGALGDREPLVRQEMKEAGVEIITEHGSRYVESLIPIFERSLSAETESTIKENVIILYGSLARHLSPTDERIHTIISRLLVTLDTPSSDVQQAVSACLSPLVVSFESRAEAYLHDLMDKLLNPAVPVVCRKGAAWGIAGLVKGYGISALSQFDIIRDLIEAAEDKKEPKRRESVAFAFEYLSKSLGKYFEPYVIEILPNILKNLGDSVPEVRDATAGATRAIMAHTTSFGVKKLIPVAISNLDEISWRTKRGSVELLGNMAYLDPSQLSTSLSTIVPQMVGVLSDSHKEVRKAADESLKRFGEVIRNPEIQKLVPVLIKAIGDPTKHTDTALDSLIETQFVHYIDGPSLALIIHVIHRGMHDRSANTKRKACKIVGNMAILVDTKDLIPYLQQLIDEVEIAMVDPVPSTRATAARALGALVEKLGEEQFPDLIDRLLESLSDETRSGDRLGSAQALAEVISGLGLSKLEEMLPVILAGVSSYRSYVREGYMPLLLFLPICFGSQFAPYINQIIQPILAGLADADENIRDSALKAGKLIVKNYATKAIDLLLPELERGMFDENERIRLSSVQLSGELLFQVTGISSKNEFSEEDGEYHGEVSKKMVDVLGQERRNRILSALFVCRNDTSGIVRANTVDIWKALVPNTPRTVKEILPTLISTIVIHLASSSETLRKIAAQTLGDMVRRVGGNALAQILPTLTKSLEEKSSPDSRQGVCIALRELITSSSLELLSDFQPLIVGIIRDTLVDSSETVRQASAQCFDAYQEVAGNVAVDEVLRYMLHLLESLDDAECALLGLQEIMSTKSDIIFPILIPTLLSPPIDAFKASAMGSLAEVAGSALYKRLGTIINALVDALIDENAEEKAKDALATALGKVFLSVTEGEGLHPLLQQIMALLKSEIPEKRIVVLQQLPNFFSKTALDYDAYQIDFVSNAILSLDDSDMRIVQGNFEALSALLATAKGKSDLEKFIKPAKQALQMTGQSGKDLPAFAQPKGPSCVLPIFLHGLMYGSNDEREDSALGIADVVSKTPAANLKPYVSTITGPLIRVVGERFNSDIKAAILFALNILFAKIPQFLRPFIPQLQRTFIKSLSDPSNETLRLRAAKALGTLIEYQPRVDPLVVELVTAAKQATDMGVKTAMLKALLEVVGKAGSKLAEPSKLKIVDLVEEEILSSNDKLVTAYARLIGAVSEVLSTEEAQKILKQKVLESDLSDDFGKFGILTLNSFLRDVPHHLMDDGLLDQLIGYILSAISSPSPYFCENGLIAAGKLLLLEGETNSPFSNADNDRRMRLGEDAIGKLIRSLSVTMLQPTSSSLDARRLSLVVVRTLARHKFKESIEPFLDILGPSVFSCLRDNVIPIKLASEKAYLAIFRLVEESDMATFNSWFEKVSSGGDQLTNAAGAPVQLRSIGDYTKRVGKRLANVERDRIAEGGDAEAMFSDQFEDEREIWAVGGVELREDI
- the HOS2 gene encoding histone deacetylase HOS2 (ancestral locus Anc_8.153), whose amino-acid sequence is MESTFSYDEKTRKEQPLYEFGSTYCPRVSYHFNPKVSNYHYGVRHPMKPFRLMLTDHLVSSYGLHQIMDLYETRAATKNEMTEFHTADYINFLCKVTPENLSKMPRGTLEKFNIGDDCPIFQNLFTYSSLYAGASLDAARKLINDQSDIAINWSGGLHHAKKNNPSGFCYVNDIVLAILSLLRYHPRVLYIDIDLHHGDGVQEAFYTTDRVYTISFHKYNGEFFPGTGNYDEVGCASGKHFAMNVPLDDGIDDDSYINLFKSIIDPLITSYKPTVIIQQCGADSLGHDRLGCFNLNIKAHGECVKFVRSFGIPMLVVGGGGYTPRNVSRLWAYETGVLNNVLLSKDLPEDIPFRDWFGPDYSLYPVLDDLYENKNSKKYLEDIRIRCYESIRYLQGAPSVRMDADCIPTTDISGITPEEEDLIKELNEEDESWRLIQMEKENAKTP